In Oryza brachyantha chromosome 1, ObraRS2, whole genome shotgun sequence, the following are encoded in one genomic region:
- the LOC102720571 gene encoding uncharacterized protein LOC102720571, which yields MAAGGVGKVGEWIRSRMVPRKKRAKASGRSEGGEAEAEAPPPPPPQRKLRARAFPAALRWRPRARVLAKLYEKVVYHLLWLVESIVVVARLCFFVMRFGIKQL from the coding sequence ATGGCTGCCGGCGGTGTGGGCAAGGTGGGGGAGTGGATACGCAGCCGGATGGtgccgaggaagaagagggccAAGGCGAGCGGCCGGAGCGAAGGCGgggaggccgaggccgaggccccgccgccgccgccgccgcagcggaaGCTCCGGGCGCGGGCGTTCCCGGCGGCGCTGCGGTGGCGGCCGAGGGCGCGCGTGCTGGCGAAGCTGTACGAGAAGGTGGTGTACCACCTGCTCTGGCTGGTGGAGTCCATCGTCGTCGTGGCGAGGCTCTGCTTCTTCGTCATGCGCTTCGGCATCAAGCAGCTCTGA
- the LOC102719997 gene encoding probable receptor-like protein kinase At2g42960: MGSSDLSSEMRRTVLGLTLWVWIAIGVVALLVAILLMICIWMASRRKSKKTMDNLRQTQIPIFSKEIPVDRVGGRSLAQTMHEREQPSFPPQDKHTNREPGKTPGHMAGSKSSEPDNMSQGSSVCNVDRAGSVHSGEDGSSGHARKPYSPAAFVSASPLVGLPEFSHLGWGHWFTLRDLELATNRFSRENVLGEGGYGVVYRGRLVNGTEVAIKKIFNNMGQAEKEFRVEVEAIGHVRHKNLVRLLGYCVEGVNRMLVYEFVNNGNLEQWLHGAMRQHGGFSWENRMKVVVGTAKALAYLHEAIEPKVVHRDIKSSNILIDDEFNGKVSDFGLAKLLGSDKSHITTRVMGTFGYVAPEYANTGMLNEKSDVYSFGVLLLETVTGREPVDYSRSGNEVNLVEWLKIMVANRRAEEVVDPSLEVRPTVRAIKRALLVALRCVDPDSEKRPKMGQVVRMLESEEVPYREDRRNRRSRTGSMDIESIAEGSNSTEFANKVERTGSSTSDRSQS, encoded by the exons ATGGGTTCCAGTGATTTGAGTTCAGAGATGAGGAGGACGGTTCTTGGCCTAACATTGTGGGTCTGGATTGCGATTGGTGTGGTCGCTCTTCTAGTTGCCATTCTGCTGATGATATGCATTTGGATGGCATCCCGCCGCAAGTCGAAGAAAACAATGGACAATTTGAGGCAGACACAGATCCCCATCTTCTCCAAGGAAATCCCAGTCGACAGGGTTGGTGGCCGCAGCCTTGCGCAGACAATGCACGAACGCGAGCAGCCTAGTTTTCCGCCGCAAGACAAGCACACAAACCGGGAGCCAGGGAAGACGCCGGGGCATATGGCAGGGAGCAAATCCTCGGAACCTGACAACATGAGCCAGGGAAGCTCAGTTTGCAATGTTGACCGTGCTGGTAGTGTGCATTCCGGTGAAGATGGTAGCTCGGGGCATGCTAGGAAACCGTATTCTCCTGCAGCATTCGTATCGGCGTCGCCGCTGGTTGGCCTTCCTGAGTTCTCTCATCTTGGCTGGGGCCATTGGTTTACTCTGCGTGACCTTGAGCTTGCTACCAACCGTTTCTCTAGGGAGAATGTGCTTGGAGAGGGTGGGTATGGAGTTGTGTATCGCGGCCGTCTAGTGAATGGAACTGAAGTTGCTATCAAAAAGATCTTTAACAATAT GGGGCAGGCAGAGAAGGAATTCAGAGTGGAAGTTGAGGCTATTGGTCATGTGCGGCATAAGAATCTGGTTCGGCTACTGGGCTACTGTGTTGAGGGAGTGAATAG gatGTTGGTGTATGAGTTTGTGAATAACGGTAATCTGGAGCAGTGGCTTCATGGAGCTATGCGCCAGCATGGCGGTTTTAGCTGGGAAAATCGTATGAAGGTTGTTGTTGGCACTGCAAAAGC ACTAGCTTACCTTCATGAAGCTATAGAACCAAAAGTTGTGCACCGAGATATAAAATCAAGCAATATCTTGATTGATGATGAATTTAATGGCAAGGTCTCTGACTTTGGATTGGCCAAGCTTTTGGGGTCTGATAAGAGCCACATTACTACTAGAGTGATGGGAACGTTTGG ATATGTTGCACCTGAGTATGCTAACACGGGCATGTTGAATGAAAAGAGCGATGTTTATAGTTTTGGTGTTCTCTTGTTGGAAACTGTGACAGGAAGGGAGCCTGTTGATTACAGCCGCTCTGGCAATGag gtCAATCTTGTCGAGTGGCTCAAAATAATGGTTGCCAACCGGAGAGCAGAAGAAGTGGTTGATCCAAGCCTAGAGGTTAGACCAACTGTTAGGGCTATTAAGCGGGCTCTTTTGGTTGCGTTAAGGTGTGTTGATCCTGACTCTGAAAAGAGACCTAAGATGGGccaggttgttaggatgcttgAGTCTGAAGAAGTTCCATACCGGGAG GATCGGAGGAACCGAAGGAGTCGCACAGGAAGCATGGATATCGAGTCAATTGCAGAGGGTTCAAATTCAACCGAATTTGCAAACAAGGTAGAAAGAACCGGCAGCTCAACATCGGACAGGTCTCAGTCCTAA
- the LOC102720467 gene encoding aspartic proteinase oryzasin-1-like, whose protein sequence is MGHTARGICTLLLILFVSSMLASAGNDGLVRIALKKRPIMESIYGDLIPKSSTVEHEVALGYSGVRMMNREEGIYDPVTEAINSVRLHQQKMLKDIEAAAMEQRLKHFWSYKDFRERSGLRDVTQYPLALKNFLNAQYFGQIGVGCPPQNFTVVFDTGSSNLWVPSAKCIFSLACYFHCKYESRGSSTYKENGTPASIHYGTGSIHGYFSQDQVTIGDLVVNNQEFIEAIHEPGLTFLAAKFDGILGLGFKEISVEGADPVWYNMIQQNLVNEKVFSFWLNRNANDMNGGEIVFGGADKNHYKGLHTYTRVTRKAYWQFEMGDFLVGGKSTGICVDGCAVIADSGTSLIAGPIAAIAQIHAQIGATGVANEECKQVVAGHGHELLELLQEKTPPAHVCSKIGLCKHDGTHGINAGIESVLGETHKSADGVSDATCNACEMAVTWMQSEFVQNHTKEGKLEYANWLCDNMPSPVGSYVDCRHIHLLPNVAFSIGGRAFELTPEQYILKFGEGFLTHCMSGFMALDIPPPIGPLWILGDVFMGAYHTIFDYGNMRVGFADSA, encoded by the exons ATGGGGCACACTGCTCGTGGGATATGCACCCTTCTCTTGATCCTCTTCGTTTCTAGTATGCTCGCGTCTGCTGGCAACGATGGGCTGGTCCGCATCGCGCTGAAGAAGAGACCGATAATGGAGAGCATCTACGGTGACCTAATTCCCAAGAGCAGCACGGTAGAGCATGAAGTTGCACTTGGGTATTCTGGCGTCAGGATGATGAACCGGGAAGAGGGAATTTATGACCCGGTTACAGAGGCCATTAACAGTGTTCGTCTGCATCAGCAAAAGATGCTCAAAGACATAGAGGCCGCGGCCATGGAACAGAGGCTCAAGCATTTCTGGAGCTACAAAGATTTCAGAGAGAGGAGCGGTCTAAGAGATGTCACTCAGTATCCTCTTGCTCTGAAGAACTTCCTGAACGCCCAGTATTTTGGGCAGATTGGGGTTGGTTGCCCGCCACAGAATTTTACTGTGGTGTTTGACACCGGGAGCTCAAACCTCTGGGTCCCTTCTGCCAAGTGCATTTTTTCG CTTGCCTGCTACTTCCATTGCAAGTATGAATCAAGAGGTTCTAGTACTTACAAGGAGAATG GAACACCTGCTTCCATTCACTATGGAACAGGATCTATTCACGGTTATTTCAGTCAAGATCAAGTTACCATTGGTGATTTAGTTGTCAATAATCAG GAATTCATCGAAGCTATTCATGAGCCTGGTCTTACTTTTCTAGCAGCAAAATTTGATGGCATCCTTGGACTTGGATTTAAGGAAATTTCAGTTGAAGGCGCAGACCCAGTTTG GTACAATATGATTCAACAAAACCTTGTGAATGAAAAGGTGTTTTCCTTTTGGTTAAATCGAAATGCAAACGATATGAATGGGGGTGAAATTGTGTTTGGAGGCGCTGACAAGAACCATTACAAAGGCCTTCATACATACACCAGAGTTACTCGGAAAGCTTATTGGCAG TTTGAAATGGGAGATTTTCTTGTTGGAGGCAAGAGCACTG GAATTTGTGTTGACGGTTGTGCTGTCATAGCAGACTCAGGAACTTCGTTGATAGCCGGCCCTATA GCTGCTATTGCGCAGATCCATGCACAAATTGGAGCAACCGGTGTAGCTAACGAAGAGTGCAAACAAGTTGTTGCTGGACATGGGCATGAATTGCTAGAGTTGCTGCAAGAGAAG ACACCACCAGCACATGTCTGTTCCAAGATTGGGCTTTGCAAACACGATGGAACACATGGAATTAA TGCCGGTATTGAGAGCGTGCTGGGTGAGACACACAAATCTGCAGATGGCGTTTCTGACGCTACATGTAATGCATGTGAGATGGCAGTTACATGGATGCAAAGCGAATTTGTTCAGAACCATACAAAGGAGGGCAAGCTGGAGTATGCTAATTGG CTCTGTGACAATATGCCTAGCCCAGTAGGATCATATGTGGACTGCAGACACATTCATCTCTTGCCGAATGTCGCATTCAGCATCGGTGGAAGGGCATTTGAGCTGACACCAGAGCAG TACATTCTCAAATTTGGAGAGGGCTTCCTGACTCACTGTATGAGTGGATTCATGGCTTTGGACATTCCGCCTCCAATAGGTCCTCTCTG GATATTAGGCGATGTGTTTATGGGGGCTTATCACACCATCTTTGACTACGGCAACATGAGGGTTGGGTTTGCGGATTCCGCTTGA